One stretch of Pseudovibrio brasiliensis DNA includes these proteins:
- a CDS encoding enoyl-CoA hydratase-related protein — protein sequence MYETIETSVEGRVATIRFNRPKALNALNSQVLEEVLDAATKYDADPAIGCLILTGNERAFAAGADIAELNEQDYASMYASNFFTGWDRIAALRIPKIAAVSGYALGGGCEVAMMCDIILAADTAKFGQPEVKIGCIPGIGGSQRLTKLVGKARAMDLILTGRMIDAQEAYDMGLISRKIPADELLSVAKETAETVAGYARDITMMARACVNAADENSLENGIRFERQMYHALFGSPAQQEGMTAFLEKRKPNFNEQPELEDA from the coding sequence ATGTATGAAACCATTGAAACATCTGTTGAAGGGCGCGTGGCAACCATCCGCTTCAATCGCCCAAAAGCTCTGAATGCGCTGAACTCCCAGGTTCTGGAGGAAGTGTTGGATGCTGCGACCAAGTACGATGCCGATCCGGCAATCGGGTGTCTGATCCTGACCGGCAACGAGCGAGCCTTTGCAGCTGGTGCTGATATTGCTGAGCTCAATGAACAAGACTATGCCAGCATGTATGCCAGCAACTTCTTCACCGGATGGGATCGCATCGCCGCGCTCCGTATTCCGAAGATTGCTGCGGTTTCTGGTTATGCGCTTGGGGGTGGCTGTGAAGTGGCCATGATGTGCGACATCATTCTGGCAGCTGACACAGCAAAGTTTGGCCAGCCAGAAGTGAAGATCGGCTGTATTCCAGGCATTGGTGGGTCTCAGCGTCTCACCAAACTGGTTGGCAAAGCGCGGGCGATGGATCTGATCCTGACAGGACGTATGATCGATGCGCAAGAAGCTTACGATATGGGCCTCATCAGCCGAAAGATCCCGGCAGATGAGCTGCTTTCCGTTGCAAAGGAAACGGCTGAGACCGTCGCAGGCTATGCAAGAGACATCACCATGATGGCCCGTGCTTGTGTGAACGCAGCCGATGAAAACTCGCTGGAAAATGGCATCCGCTTTGAACGTCAGATGTACCATGCGTTGTTTGGCTCTCCCGCTCAACAGGAGGGCATGACAGCCTTCCTTGAAAAGCGAAAGCCAAACTTCAATGAGCAGCCTGAGCTGGAAGACGCTTAG
- a CDS encoding NAD(P)(+) transhydrogenase (Re/Si-specific) subunit beta has product MEFGFTTAAYVVAAVLFILSLGGLSGQESAKRAVWYGIAGMALAVVATLIGPGSGLWLLSVILIAAGGVIGYYVAQRVQMTEMPQLVAAMHSLVGLAAVFVGFNADIELGRVLAMDGTAQKALEGFAAILAKKTSVEVSILRVEVFLGVFIGAVTFTGSVVAFGKLAGKLNSKAIKLPGGHALNAGAAIASIILGIMYFNDAGIWTLILMTLLAFFIGYHLIMGIGGADMPVVVSMLNSYSGWAAAAIGFSLGNDLLIVVGALVGSSGAILSYIMCKAMNRHFVSVILGGFGNTTGPAQEIEGEMVPTDTDFVAETLAEADSIVIVPGYGMAVAQAQQSVSELTKRLRDKGKNVRFAIHPVAGRLPGHMNVLLAEAKVPYDIVLEMDEINDDFPDTDVVIIIGANDIVNPAAQEDPNSPIAGMPVLEVWKAKHVFISKRGQGTGYSGIENPLFYKENSRMYYGDAKSSMDALLGKIS; this is encoded by the coding sequence ATGGAATTTGGTTTCACTACCGCCGCTTATGTTGTTGCGGCTGTTCTCTTCATTCTGTCTCTGGGCGGTTTGTCCGGGCAGGAAAGCGCTAAACGTGCTGTTTGGTACGGTATCGCGGGTATGGCGCTGGCAGTTGTTGCCACGCTCATCGGTCCGGGTTCCGGCCTTTGGCTGCTCTCCGTCATCCTGATCGCCGCTGGCGGCGTGATTGGTTACTACGTGGCACAGCGCGTACAGATGACCGAAATGCCTCAGCTGGTTGCTGCCATGCACTCGCTGGTTGGTCTGGCTGCGGTGTTCGTTGGCTTCAATGCTGACATCGAGCTTGGCCGTGTGCTTGCAATGGATGGAACTGCTCAAAAAGCACTCGAAGGCTTTGCTGCGATTCTGGCGAAAAAGACCAGCGTTGAGGTTTCCATTCTTCGCGTAGAAGTCTTCCTCGGCGTGTTCATTGGTGCCGTTACCTTCACCGGTTCTGTCGTTGCATTCGGCAAGCTGGCGGGTAAGCTCAACTCCAAGGCGATTAAACTGCCGGGCGGTCATGCGCTCAACGCAGGTGCTGCAATTGCTTCCATCATTCTAGGCATCATGTACTTCAACGATGCAGGTATCTGGACTCTGATCCTGATGACCCTGCTGGCATTCTTCATCGGTTACCATCTGATCATGGGTATCGGTGGCGCAGATATGCCTGTTGTTGTGTCCATGCTGAACTCCTACTCAGGCTGGGCAGCTGCAGCGATTGGTTTCTCCCTCGGCAACGACCTTCTCATCGTTGTGGGCGCACTTGTTGGTTCGTCTGGTGCAATTCTCTCCTACATCATGTGTAAGGCGATGAACCGCCACTTCGTCTCTGTGATCCTTGGCGGCTTTGGTAATACCACTGGCCCTGCTCAGGAAATCGAAGGCGAGATGGTACCAACTGACACCGACTTCGTTGCAGAAACCCTTGCAGAAGCTGACAGCATCGTCATCGTACCAGGTTACGGCATGGCTGTTGCTCAGGCACAGCAGTCCGTTTCTGAGCTGACCAAACGTCTGCGTGACAAAGGCAAAAACGTCCGCTTTGCAATCCACCCGGTTGCAGGCCGTCTGCCAGGTCACATGAACGTTCTGCTGGCTGAAGCGAAAGTACCTTATGACATCGTTCTGGAAATGGACGAGATCAACGATGACTTCCCGGATACAGATGTTGTGATCATCATTGGTGCAAACGACATCGTGAACCCGGCTGCTCAGGAAGATCCAAACTCCCCAATCGCTGGCATGCCAGTTCTGGAAGTCTGGAAAGCCAAGCACGTGTTCATCTCCAAGCGTGGTCAGGGCACCGGTTACTCCGGCATCGAGAACCCACTGTTCTACAAGGAAAACTCCCGCATGTACTACGGTGATGCAAAGTCTTCCATGGACGCCCTGCTCGGCAAAATCAGCTAA
- a CDS encoding AMP-binding protein produces MRDIAADYLNDIRPVFPAMPKLAGVAPRNPLLSALSDFDQERFLEFGWGPETAPRFPTIISAMNHFMAAQPNAIAAEYQGEEISYGALNIAANRLANTLVQHGVKRGDAVCLYLHRSIPMIVGIVAALRVGAAYIPQHVGVAPEKTLSHIANITDAKVILTLRELREQVPVADGQTLISIEDVMEDDALPTMPPLGEQYKAQPDDLCMILFTSGTTGVPNGVQVTHKNLCNILQTGPGDLGMRPGLRVGQILSIAFDMAAWEALGAISNGATLVIRGKSIQETAEKVDVLIATPSILNSLDHSRCQQVQTAAVAGEPCPRPLADAWSSFCRFYNSCGPTETTIINTAEPHYPGKEVLSIGRPTPNNTVYVLDENLRPVAIGEKGEMWAGGDCVTAGYLANPELTLDRYRPDPFRPGHMMFRTKDLGRWTNTGELEHFGRVDDLVKIRGFRVELDGVSNTLEATEGCDQAATLKFDSRNLVAFVSPATVSTEDAAQSVKDKLPYYCSPTLILAMDELPRTPRGKLDKRLLLKLAQDHIDAQGVELN; encoded by the coding sequence ATGCGGGATATTGCTGCAGATTATCTAAATGACATTCGGCCAGTGTTTCCGGCCATGCCAAAACTGGCAGGGGTTGCACCACGCAATCCGCTTCTGTCGGCATTGAGCGATTTTGATCAGGAACGTTTTCTGGAATTTGGATGGGGACCAGAAACCGCACCACGCTTTCCAACCATCATTTCCGCAATGAACCACTTTATGGCTGCACAGCCAAATGCCATCGCTGCTGAGTATCAGGGAGAGGAAATCAGCTACGGTGCATTGAACATTGCTGCCAACCGTCTGGCCAACACGCTGGTTCAACACGGTGTAAAGCGCGGAGACGCCGTTTGTCTCTACCTGCACCGTTCCATTCCAATGATCGTGGGCATTGTCGCCGCTCTTCGCGTGGGCGCTGCTTACATTCCGCAGCACGTAGGCGTTGCTCCAGAAAAGACGCTGAGCCACATCGCCAATATTACGGACGCAAAAGTCATCCTGACACTGCGCGAGTTGCGCGAGCAGGTGCCGGTCGCAGATGGGCAAACGCTCATTTCCATTGAAGATGTGATGGAAGATGACGCGCTGCCAACCATGCCACCATTGGGAGAGCAGTACAAAGCTCAGCCTGATGACCTTTGCATGATCCTGTTCACCTCGGGCACCACAGGTGTACCAAACGGCGTTCAGGTCACACACAAAAACCTATGTAACATTCTACAAACCGGACCGGGTGACCTAGGCATGCGTCCGGGGTTGCGGGTGGGCCAAATTCTCTCCATCGCCTTTGATATGGCAGCTTGGGAAGCTCTTGGCGCAATTTCCAACGGTGCAACGCTCGTCATTCGTGGCAAGAGCATTCAGGAAACAGCCGAAAAAGTGGATGTGTTGATTGCAACACCGTCCATTTTGAACTCTCTTGACCATTCCCGTTGCCAGCAAGTGCAGACGGCTGCTGTTGCCGGAGAGCCTTGCCCGCGTCCGCTGGCGGATGCGTGGAGCAGTTTCTGCCGGTTCTATAACTCTTGCGGCCCGACAGAAACCACCATCATCAACACAGCAGAACCGCACTATCCGGGCAAGGAAGTGTTGTCCATCGGTCGCCCGACCCCAAACAACACCGTCTACGTTCTGGATGAAAACCTGCGCCCTGTTGCCATTGGTGAGAAGGGGGAGATGTGGGCTGGTGGTGATTGCGTGACCGCTGGTTATCTTGCCAATCCGGAGCTGACACTGGACCGGTATCGTCCAGACCCGTTCCGTCCCGGCCACATGATGTTCCGCACCAAAGACCTTGGTCGCTGGACCAATACCGGTGAGCTGGAGCATTTCGGGCGGGTTGATGATCTGGTGAAAATCCGCGGCTTCCGTGTGGAGTTGGATGGGGTTTCCAACACACTGGAAGCAACAGAGGGCTGTGATCAGGCCGCGACGCTCAAGTTCGACAGTCGCAATCTGGTGGCCTTTGTCAGCCCTGCGACTGTGAGCACCGAAGATGCTGCTCAGTCAGTGAAAGACAAACTTCCTTACTATTGCAGTCCAACGCTGATCCTTGCCATGGATGAGCTGCCTCGTACACCACGCGGCAAGTTGGACAAACGCCTGCTGTTGAAGCTGGCACAAGACCATATTGACGCTCAGGGTGTGGAGTTAAATTAA
- a CDS encoding Re/Si-specific NAD(P)(+) transhydrogenase subunit alpha, giving the protein MIIGAAKEVLDGERRVALTPDSARQLQKLGYECAIESGAGEAANFSDKDYTEADVKVVADAKTLWETSDIVIKVRPPETSELELTHEGQTVISFFWPAQNGELLQKFADKKVNVLAMDMVPRISRAQKMDALSSMANIAGYRAVIEAGNNFGRFFTGQITAAGKVPPAKVLVIGAGVAGLAAIGASTSLGAITLAFDVRPEVAEQVESMGAEFVYLDFEEEQQDGAATGGYASVSSPEFREAQLAKFRELAPEVDIVITTALIPGRDAPELWTEDMVQSMKPGSVIVDLAAEKGGNCKLTKMDEKIVTENGITVIGYTDFPSRMATQSSTLYATNIRHMMTDLTPEKDGQANINMEDDVIRGATATKDGEITFPPPKPKIAAIAAQKPKEKAPELTPEERRAAEVAAFKDQTKKQVALLAGGGALLLLVGLVAPASFMQHFIVFVLACFVGFQVIWGVAHSLHTPLMAVTNAISSIVILGALLQIGSGSWLVILLAAVSVFMAGINIFGGFLVTRRMLAMFQKS; this is encoded by the coding sequence ATGATCATAGGGGCTGCCAAGGAAGTCCTTGACGGGGAACGTCGGGTCGCGTTGACGCCGGACAGCGCCCGACAGCTGCAAAAGCTGGGATACGAGTGCGCTATTGAATCCGGTGCAGGTGAAGCTGCAAACTTCTCTGACAAAGATTACACAGAGGCTGATGTAAAGGTTGTTGCAGACGCAAAAACGCTCTGGGAAACCTCTGATATTGTTATCAAAGTCCGTCCGCCCGAAACTTCTGAACTGGAACTGACGCACGAAGGACAAACCGTCATCAGCTTCTTCTGGCCAGCCCAGAATGGAGAGCTCCTTCAAAAGTTTGCCGATAAGAAGGTGAATGTGCTGGCGATGGATATGGTGCCGCGTATCTCTCGCGCGCAGAAGATGGATGCTCTGTCATCCATGGCCAACATCGCCGGTTATCGTGCTGTTATTGAAGCTGGTAACAACTTCGGTCGCTTCTTCACCGGTCAGATCACCGCTGCCGGTAAAGTGCCGCCAGCCAAAGTGCTCGTCATCGGCGCTGGCGTTGCCGGCCTTGCCGCAATCGGCGCTTCCACATCTCTGGGCGCAATCACTCTGGCCTTCGACGTTCGCCCGGAAGTGGCTGAACAGGTTGAGTCCATGGGCGCTGAGTTCGTTTATCTGGACTTTGAGGAAGAGCAGCAGGACGGTGCAGCCACAGGCGGCTATGCTTCTGTTTCTTCACCAGAATTCCGTGAAGCGCAGCTGGCAAAGTTCCGTGAGCTGGCGCCGGAAGTCGACATCGTCATCACCACAGCGCTGATCCCGGGCCGCGATGCACCTGAGCTCTGGACCGAGGACATGGTCCAGTCCATGAAGCCGGGTTCCGTGATCGTAGACCTTGCTGCTGAAAAAGGCGGCAACTGCAAACTGACCAAGATGGACGAGAAGATTGTAACCGAAAACGGTATCACCGTGATCGGCTACACTGACTTCCCATCCCGCATGGCAACGCAGTCGTCTACACTTTACGCAACCAACATCCGCCACATGATGACAGACCTGACCCCTGAGAAGGACGGTCAGGCCAACATCAACATGGAAGACGATGTGATCCGCGGTGCAACGGCAACCAAGGACGGGGAAATCACCTTCCCGCCGCCAAAGCCGAAAATCGCTGCGATTGCGGCTCAAAAACCGAAGGAAAAAGCACCAGAGCTGACACCGGAAGAACGCCGCGCAGCTGAAGTTGCGGCCTTCAAAGACCAGACCAAGAAGCAAGTTGCTCTGCTTGCTGGTGGTGGTGCATTGCTGCTGCTCGTTGGCCTTGTTGCGCCAGCAAGCTTCATGCAGCACTTCATCGTGTTTGTTCTGGCGTGTTTCGTTGGCTTCCAGGTTATCTGGGGCGTTGCTCACTCTCTGCATACCCCGCTGATGGCTGTCACCAACGCGATTTCTTCCATCGTTATCTTGGGTGCACTGTTGCAAATCGGGTCTGGCAGCTGGCTTGTCATTCTTCTTGCTGCTGTTTCAGTCTTTATGGCTGGTATCAACATCTTCGGTGGCTTCCTCGTAACCCGGCGCATGCTCGCCATGTTCCAGAAGTCTTAA
- a CDS encoding DUF5666 domain-containing protein: MMVWRHTLSALIASSFLIAPAAGHAEEEREGGILGTGIVGTITRLGSIIVNEQRITFPADLPVKNELGPLTAAQLVPGDTVAVVADLTGANWEAQSIRRILPIIGPVSEISSDETGRTFEIMGTAVHVPLSIATTVKQGDWVAISGLWQDEDVVATRVEVVPPRQSAVIIGSNLSVGASNVPQIGNTLIAGIIPQHVESGDVIRVTGIPEAGSIRATSLETGIFDGKVGLVQAEGYLSPPTSKGLYTLLGSGMVAFTDQPDMIDETAKVRLCGYDGKLGGNSTADASPELLEKLGCQ, translated from the coding sequence ATGATGGTTTGGAGGCACACACTTTCCGCTCTGATTGCGTCCAGTTTTCTAATCGCTCCGGCTGCAGGACATGCAGAAGAGGAGCGTGAAGGCGGTATTTTGGGGACCGGCATTGTCGGTACGATCACACGCCTTGGCAGTATCATCGTCAACGAGCAGCGGATCACCTTCCCTGCTGATCTTCCGGTGAAAAACGAACTTGGACCCCTCACCGCCGCACAGTTGGTGCCGGGTGATACGGTCGCCGTTGTGGCAGATCTGACAGGTGCAAACTGGGAAGCTCAGAGCATCCGGCGCATTTTGCCAATCATTGGTCCAGTCTCAGAAATCAGCTCAGATGAGACCGGCAGAACCTTTGAAATTATGGGAACAGCCGTTCATGTTCCACTGTCCATTGCTACCACTGTGAAGCAAGGCGACTGGGTCGCGATCAGTGGCCTCTGGCAGGACGAAGATGTGGTCGCAACACGCGTTGAAGTGGTTCCACCACGTCAGTCCGCGGTGATCATCGGCAGCAACCTTTCCGTTGGTGCCAGCAATGTACCTCAGATCGGGAACACCCTGATCGCAGGCATCATTCCACAGCACGTGGAATCTGGTGATGTCATTCGAGTGACTGGCATTCCTGAAGCCGGCAGCATCCGCGCCACATCGCTCGAAACAGGCATCTTCGATGGTAAAGTCGGCCTGGTTCAGGCGGAAGGCTACCTGTCTCCGCCAACCTCGAAGGGCCTCTACACTCTCCTCGGTTCCGGCATGGTCGCCTTCACCGATCAACCCGACATGATCGACGAAACCGCCAAAGTCCGCCTCTGCGGCTACGACGGTAAGCTGGGTGGTAACTCCACAGCTGACGCGAGCCCGGAACTGCTTGAGAAGCTGGGGTGTCAATAA
- a CDS encoding DUF6502 family protein — MSPEQTDPFETALTALLAPLAKAMVARGVTIGPATEALKRALLQAALEETPGKTTDSRVSLKTGIHRKDVKRLRTDENGGSLKKSVNASALAISYWATAPEFQSSEGTPRDLPRQGSEKEPGFDELVRLTRADMAPGTVLEALIEQGVVTELDDGFYRLLTHALLPAAGSAEQVAAYQATLSTHLTAATHNLIAPEGTSLNFDRILRYSHLSDESVEKLNRLTQEKAQMLLEEVNALAREMQMNDAEQTANGRFAFGAYVLPKKPSSDEAAA, encoded by the coding sequence ATGAGTCCCGAGCAAACAGACCCTTTTGAGACTGCCCTCACAGCGCTTCTTGCCCCGCTGGCGAAAGCGATGGTGGCGCGTGGCGTCACAATCGGGCCAGCGACCGAGGCCTTGAAACGCGCCCTGCTGCAAGCCGCACTGGAGGAAACACCAGGCAAAACGACAGACAGCCGGGTTAGCTTGAAGACCGGAATTCATCGTAAGGATGTCAAGCGGTTACGAACCGACGAAAACGGCGGATCTCTCAAGAAATCCGTTAATGCCTCAGCGCTTGCCATCAGCTATTGGGCCACCGCACCAGAGTTTCAAAGCAGCGAAGGAACGCCTCGCGACCTGCCTCGGCAAGGAAGCGAAAAGGAACCGGGCTTTGATGAACTGGTGCGTTTGACACGTGCAGATATGGCGCCGGGAACGGTTCTGGAAGCGCTTATCGAGCAAGGTGTCGTTACGGAATTAGATGACGGATTTTATCGTTTATTGACTCACGCCTTACTTCCGGCTGCCGGAAGTGCAGAACAGGTCGCGGCCTATCAGGCGACGCTTTCCACCCATCTGACAGCGGCTACCCACAACTTAATTGCTCCTGAAGGAACCTCCCTCAATTTTGATCGAATCCTGCGCTACTCACATTTATCTGATGAGTCAGTTGAGAAGCTGAACAGGCTGACGCAAGAGAAAGCCCAGATGCTTTTGGAAGAAGTCAACGCTCTGGCGAGGGAGATGCAGATGAATGATGCGGAACAGACCGCAAATGGCCGTTTTGCCTTTGGGGCCTACGTCCTTCCAAAAAAGCCGTCCTCTGATGAGGCAGCTGCATGA